The Mercurialis annua linkage group LG8, ddMerAnnu1.2, whole genome shotgun sequence genome window below encodes:
- the LOC126660639 gene encoding protein EXECUTER 1, chloroplastic, translating to MASISPPTPHKLSFTTHKFLPTRKRPFYPPPPFRSSLCRCCSSSSEQWPWQGVIGSAMKKIESFFNNSDDYKSKNKNKDEGRIGNDGNVRNGKSEEEEDWDWDRWKRHFDEMDEQERILTVLKSQLSRAVNREDYGDAATLKVAIAAAATNDAVGRVMSQLNGAVAEERYQDAALLRDTAGAGLVGWWSGISEDVHDPYGLIIRITAEHGRYVARSYSPRQLSTAAVGVPVFEIFLTKNKKGDFKQQAVYLKRKGLFQDPSTVSSKTLGASNRINPSGTTEEKKDLFVVSTEETEEDDDDTEDGSDFAEGVPGFQNILQDMIPGVKVKVLKVTTSAKVDKDFLSKVIEQIMDEEDEEEDAELESVDAEDESSGESDQERDEIEMDAVHGIIEDDKPSEISVKVVVGGLPQKFSGNVLSKKSLRVPAKLEKKGRSSFLFSIEKDVNKQDSDAKEAASAGRQAKLQGLRSADSIMVDLAKFIGQEKIPMKVLKDVGNLINFTLSQAQNRQPLSGSTTFHRIETSASPDPLNGLYIGAHGLYSSEVIHLQRKFGQWQDNRGTKEPSNLEFYEYVEAVKLTGDPYVPAGQVAFRAKVGKRYQLPHKGIIPEEFGVIARYRGQGRLAEPGYQNPRWVDGELVVLDGKYIKGGPVVGFVYWAPEYHFLVFFNRLRLQK from the exons ATGGCTTCAATTTCACCTCCAACACCTCACAAACTTTCCTTCACAACCCACAAATTCCTCCCCACTAGAAAAAGACCATTCTACCCTCCTCCTCCTTTCCGATCATCTCTCTGCCGCTGCTGCTCTAGCTCCTCCGAGCAGTGGCCATGGCAGGGTGTAATTGGAAGTGCAATGAAAAAGATTGAATCTTTCTTCAATAATTCAGATGATTATAAGAGTAAGAACAAAAATAAAGATGAGGGTAGGATTGGAAATGATGGGAATGTTAGGAATGGGAaaagtgaagaagaagaagattggGATTGGGATAGATGGAAAAGACATTTTGATGAAATGGATGAGCAAGAACGTATCTTAACTGTTTTGAAG TCACAATTGAGTCGTGCTGTGAATAGAGAGGATTATGGGGATGCTGCTACTCTCAAGGTGGCAATTGCAGCTGCTGCTACAAATGATGCAGTTGGCAGAGTGATGTCACAGCTGAAT GGAGCAGTAGCAGAAGAGCGCTACCAGGATGCAGCTTTGTTGCGAGATACTGCCGGTGCTGGACTG GTGGGATGGTGGTCTGGCATATCAGAAGATGTACATGATCCTTATGGTTTGATAATACGTATAACTGCAGAGCATGGAAGATATGTGGCAAGGAGTTATAGTCCTAG aCAGCTTTCTACAGCTGCAGTTGGTGTTCCTGTGTTTGAGATCTTTCTTACCAAGAACAAGAAAGGGGACTTCAAGCAGCAG GCTGTgtatttgaaaagaaaaggacTGTTTCAAGACCCTTCAACAGTATCGTCTAAAACATTGGGTGCAAGCAACCGCATTAATCCATCCGGGAcaactgaagaaaaaaaagatctATTTGTGGTTAGTACTGAAGAAACTGAAGAAGACGATGATGATACAGAAGATGGTTCTGATTTTGCTGAGGGGGTGCCTGggtttcaaaatattttgcaGGATATGATTCCTGGTGTAAAGGTCAAGGTTTTGAAAGTTACAACTTCTGCAAAGGTAGACAAGGATTTTTTATCTAAGGTTATAGAACAGATAAtggatgaagaagatgaagaggaGGATGCTGAATTAGAAAGTGTAGACGCAGAAGATGAAAGTAGTGGTGAAAGTGACCAAGAAAGAGATGAGATCGAAATGGATGCTGTTCATGGAATCATAGAGGATGATAAGCCAAGTGAAATTTCAGTTAAAGTTGTTGTTGGAGGTCTTCCTCAGAAATTTTCAGGAAATGTCCTTTCAAAGAAGTCACTTAGAGTACCTGCTAAGCTAGAGAAAAAGGGACGGAGTTCATTTTTGTTTTCCATTGAGAAAGATGTCAATAAACAGGATTCTGATGCCAAGGAAGCAGCCTCGGCGGGTAGACAAGCCAAGTTGCAAGGTCTGCGTAGTGCAGACAGCATTATGGTAGATCTTGCTAAGTTCATTGGCCAGGAGAAGATACCCATGAAA GTACTCAAAGATGTTGGCAACTTGATAAATTTTACCCTCAGTCAGGCTCAAAACCGGCAACCACTTTCTGGATCAACAACTTTCCATCGGATTGAAACATCAGCGTCGCCAGATCCTCTGAATG GACTGTATATTGGAGCACATGGGTTGTACTCCTCAGAAGTTATACACCTGCAACGTAAATTTGGTCAGTGGCAAGATAATCGTGGGACCAAGGAACCATCTAATCTAGAATTTTACGAATATGTTGAAGCTGTCAAATTAACTGGAGATCCATATGTACCTGCTGGACAG GTGGCCTTTCGTGCTAAGGTTGGAAAAAGATATCAGCTACCTCATAAAGGCATCATTCCTGAAGAATTTGGAGTG ATTGCTCGGTACAGAGGACAAGGAAGGCTGGCTGAGCCTGGCTATCAAAATCCTCGATGGGTTGATGGGGAACTTGTTGTTCTTGATGGAAAG TACATCAAAGGGGGCCCTGTTGTCGGGTTTGTGTATTGGGCTCCTGAATATCACTTTTTGGTATTCTTCAATCGTCTAAGGCTGCAAAAATAG